A segment of the Trifolium pratense cultivar HEN17-A07 linkage group LG7, ARS_RC_1.1, whole genome shotgun sequence genome:
TACTTCCTGCTCCGATCCAATTCTTTATTAGCATTTATTTTGTAACTTAGGAAATTATTTGACGGTTTCCGGAAGTACctgaaatacataaaaataatagtaatagtactacgaaaaatgcaaagaaatagtaaaatactaagctaatttaattaaataaatagtgcatttttcggtgttatcaaactcccctaaacttgaaccattgcttgtcctcaagcaatttTGCTTGCATatggaaaatatttaaaatactaaGCAATTCATAAATGTAGACTTAGAAAAACAATACCACAAATACTCATACGTGGTCATAAATTCAAATCAGCTAAGACTAATTAATTAGGTGCTTATTCAATCAAGAAGGGTATTTCAACgacacacaaagttctccctcttATACATACCGAATTCGGATCATGCCGTTGTACTAAAATCTAGATCATTTCCTTTGTTttatcctttttcattctagacagtcacattaagaccctttatctatgtcacacacatggtaagaaaATCGGTTAGCgattttactcttttttttctcGCAAATTATCTTGATGATGCAAATTTTCGTATTACTTTCACAAgcaatattcaaatttttttttccaaggtttaaccgtattaccacagtatgacctttaATTTACTTTGATGATtcgcttatattcatcgacAAACTTACTTAATGTGTGACTATAGATGGTGTCCGACTGGATAAATAAACTACTAAAGGAATCCACAAATTTAAATAAGGAGATTTTTGCACAATGGctattcaaattgatatctatactagggagacttctgggtgttggaaaaataccgattttgttgtaaaattccCTAATTTCCTTAACTTAGCCTCTCATCCTTTCTTAACCTATATACTTTCTAAGTGAATAATTGTCCTaaatatttagaaaaaaattttaaattggctcaagaaaaggaaaaatttagaaaaaccaaagaaaacactataaatttaattttttattatgcgaaaagggaaataaattgaaatgactgaaaaataaataaaagtagtgAAATgctcccctaaacttaaattCAACAGTGTCCTCACTGTTGCAACTCTAGAGTATAATTGGAGTGCAAAACCTGGAGATTTGCAACTTATGGGTGTTAAGCGAtcgatctctttattttctgcaaattcaaatgaaaacattaaaataaaaactcgtGGGTTGCCTCCCACGCAGCGCTTTGTTTAAAGTCGGTTAGCTCGACTTTGCACGACCCTTAAATCAAGAGGGCGCCTCTTTCAGACTGATATCCTTAACACTGTACTCAACATTCTTAGAGATCCATTTGAACACATCAAACCATCTCATAGGTTCTTTCCCTTTTGCTTTCTTTCTAGTGAGAGGAGGTGAAGGTCTCTTCTTTACCGTGTGAATCTTCCCATGTGCCAGCATTTGGCATTCTTTAAAAATCTGGTCGTGAGTATCGGGAAATCCACCTAGCACAGTCTCATAATCCTCACCCTTCTTGTGTTTTATATCCTGGAAGATATCATTTACTGGGCGGGGTTTGAGGATGTCGGGAGGGACTTGTTCAGAGGTGGTTTTATCGATATGTCCTTCAACTATGTCGAGTCTACAACAAGAGTTCTTAAAGGTGGGGCCTTTCATGAATTGAGACAGTATGAACTCGATTTTCTCATCCCCAACCTCAAAGGTAAGCTTCCCTTTCTTTACATTTATTATAGCGCCCGCAGTAGCTAAGAAAGGTCTACCTAACAGAATGGGAATATCAACGTCTTCCCTGATGTCCATGATAACAAAATCAGTAGGGATAAATAGTTGGCCGATCCTTACTGGAACATTTTCCAGTATTCCTAATGGGTATTTGATAGATCTGTCAGCCAACTGTAAGGACATCTTAGTAGGTTTTAACTCTCCAAGTCCGAGCCTCTTGCAGATAGATAGAGGCATCAAACTTACACTTGCTCCTAAATCACAAAGGGCTTTATCTATGACATATCTACCAACAACGCAAGGAATAGAAAAGTTTCCTGGGTCCTCGAGTTTTGGGGCTAGCTTGTTTTCACTAATTGCATTGCATTCCACTTGCCcaatgtcttccatctttcgcttgtttgaaagaatttcttttaagaatttgGCATAGGAAGGTATCTGGGTTATAGCCTCAATGAAGGGTATGTCAATATGAAGCTTTTTGAGCATCTCGATAAACTTCTCATACTGCCCTGGATTCTTAGATTTGGCAAGTCTTTGAGGATATGGGATAGGAGGCTTGTAAGGAGGGGGTACATATGGTTTTTCTTGATCATTCTCAATCACCTCTTTGGCCTTCGATGTTTGTCCATCCTCCACTGTCATTGGTTCACTCTTAGTGTCCTTGTCACTTACACTCTCTAAGTCTTTCTCTACATTTTTTCCTAAGTCTCTCGCTCTAACTCTTTTAGCAACGGGGTCTTCTAACTCTGTTCCGCTTCGCAGCATTATAGCGTTAACGTGGCACTTGGGATTTGATTGCGGTTGGCCGAGTAATGTTCCGGTTGGGG
Coding sequences within it:
- the LOC123896176 gene encoding uncharacterized protein LOC123896176, with protein sequence MAQRERPLKDYAVPSEEEPHSSIAPPNIEARNFELKPALLQIVQQNQFSGSPTEDPNLHLSVFVQYADTIKANGVEPEAIRLRLFPFSLRDRARAWLQALPSNSITTWNELKKQFLARYFPPSKTAMLRAQINGFRQKEGESLFEAWERYKDMMRLCPHHGLEQWLIIHTFYNGLLYNTRLTIDAAAGGALMDKPYQEATQLIENMAQNHYQWGSERAAIEKSQTKGGMYEVSGIDHVNAKIEALSQKIESLTLSPTATIAAVQPNCELCGVPGHITSECQLLAGLDQANYVQGNTYNPGWKNHPSLSYKNNNDLFAPNTPPGFQNQIGAPVAPVAPQKSNFELMMENFVLAQTQQNKEFMNQNIHTNELIKQLANKIDSISTHNKMLETQISQVAQQQAATAAPTGTLLGQPQSNPKCHVNAIMLRSGTELEDPVAKRVRARDLGKNVEKDLESVSDKDTKSEPMTVEDGQTSKAKEVIENDQEKPYVPPPYKPPIPYPQRLAKSKNPGQYEKFIEMLKKLHIDIPFIEAITQIPSYAKFLKEILSNKRKMEDIGQVECNAISENKLAPKLEDPGNFSIPCVVGRYVIDKALCDLGASVSLMPLSICKRLGLGELKPTKMSLQLADRSIKYPLGILENVPVRIGQLFIPTDFVIMDIREDVDIPILLGRPFLATAGAIINVKKGKLTFEVGDEKIEFILSQFMKGPTFKNSCCRLDIVEGHIDKTTSEQVPPDILKPRPVNDIFQDIKHKKGEDYETVLGGFPDTHDQIFKECQMLAHGKIHTVKKRPSPPLTRKKAKGKEPMRWFDVFKWISKNVEYSVKDISLKEAPS